The nucleotide window ACCGTCGCGGCTGGCTATCTCGGGAGCCTGGGAGCCGTCGACCGGGCGATGGCCTACGTTCAGGAACACTGACGACGGACACAGCGACGGGGACGGCCGCCGCGCGTCGACCCGGGCCCTACACTTATTCCACCCGGCCGTCTCTGTCGTGGGTGATGATACCGCACCACGACTCCGACCGTGCGCTCGAGGTCACAGAACAGGTCAGGGAGTTCATCGACGAGGAGGTCCTGCCGGTCGAGCGGGCGCTCCCGCCGGGCGAGGAAGTGCCGGAGGACCTCGTCGAAGACCTCCGTACCGAGGCCCGCGAGCGGGGGATCTACGCCCCCCAGATGCCGGAGGACCTGGGCGGGCTCGGGCTCGACCTGCGGGACGCGCTGCCGGTCTACGAGCAGTCGGGCCGCAGCTACCTCGCCCAGCCCGCGATGCGGGTGGACGCGCCCGACGAGGGGACGATGCACCTGCTGGAACGGCTCGCCACCGACGCCCAGCGCGAGGAGTGGCTCCGCCCGCTGGTCGACGCCGAGGTCAGCTCCGCCTTCGCGATGACCGAGCCGATGCAGGGCGGCGGCGCGGACCCGACGATGGTCAAGACCCGCGCCGAGCGCGACGGCGACGGGTGGGTCATCGACGGCCACAAGTGGTGGATCACCAACGGCAGCGAGGCCGCCTTCTTCGTGGTGATGGCCCGGACCGACCCCGACGTCCACCCCTACGAGGGCTCCTCGATGTTCATCGTCCCCGCGGACACGCCGGGGATCGAGGTGGTCCGCGACCTCCCACATCTCGGCGAGGCCACCCTCGGGACGGTCCACTCGGAGGTCCTCTTCGAGAACGTCCGCGTCCCCGAGGAGAACCTGCTGGGCGAGGAGGGAGAGGGATTCGCCCACGCCCAGAAGCGGATGGTCCCGGCCCGGCTCACCCAGTGTATGCGCCACTCCGGGAAGGCCCGCCGGGCGCTTGACGTCGCTGAAGCGTTCATGAGCGAGCGGGAGGTCTTTGGCGACACGGTCGCCGAGAAGCAGGCCCCGCGGTTCGACATCGCCGACGCCGAGACGAAGCTGCGGGCCGCGCGCCTGCTGGCCCGCGACGCCGCTCGCGCCCACGCCGCCGGCAGCGACGCCCGCGTCGAAGCGTCGATGGCCAAGTACTTCACCACCAACGTCTCCCAGGAGGTCGTCGACACTGCCCTCCAGGTCTGTGGCGCGAACGGGATCGGGATGGACCTGCCGCTCTCGCAGCTGTTCGCCGACGCGCGGATCATCCGCATCGCCGACGGCCCCGACGAGGTCCAGAAGCGAGTGATCGCCCGCGACGCCTTCGAGAACGTCGACGAGCGGGAGGTCGAACACCTCTCGCGCTTTGGCGACCCCCGTCGCCCCTGACCGCCCGCACACCGGACGGGCCGGCGGGGCGTCGCTGTCGGGGGACCGCTCCGACCCTCGCAGAAACCATAATGATTAATAATGCCCGCGATAGAGAGGGTATCATGACACGGTGCCCCCAGTGTGGCACGCGGATGAACTACAACGACGAGACCACGAAGCTGACGGAGTACGCCTGTCCGCGCTGCCACGCCACCGAGATCGTCAAAAAGCAGTCCTACCACAGCACTGCGTGAGGATGGCCGCCCGCTCCTTTCCCCTCCAGCCAGTACGCGGGCGCTTGCCCGCCACGCTTCTCGACTGAGTCACACCGTTTTCCGGAGGTTCGCCCGCCGTCGAGTCACTCGAGCTGGTGGTAGTCCAGCTCGTGGTCGGCGTCGAGGGCTTCCTGGACTGCCTCGCTGGGCGTCCCGACCGACTCCGTCGTGAGTCGCATCCCGCCGACGCTGCCGCGCTCGACGACGATGTTTCGCTTCCAGTCGGGGTCGGTCCCGGGATAATCCGTCCGGGCGTGGGCGCCCCGGGATTCGGTCCGCTCCTGTGCACCCCGGAGGAGTGCCTCGGCGACAACGAGCCCGAAGCCCAGGTCCAGCGCGTACTCGAAGGACTTGCTTGTGGGCCCGCCGACCGCGAGGTCACTCGCCTTGCGGCGCAGCTCCTGTAGCTCCTCCAGCCCGGCCGCCAGGCCGGCCTCGGTGCGCAGCAGTCCGGCATGCTCCCAGAGCAGCTCCCGGAGCTCGTCGAGCAGCGCCTCGGGCTCGTGGCTCCCGTCGCTGCCGGCCAGCCGCCCCAGGTCCGCGAAGTGGTGCCGGGCGCGGTCGTGGAGCCGGTCCGACTCCGGGGCTTCGTCGTCGGACCCGCCCGCGTCGTCGGCGAGCCGCCGGGCGACCGCTTGCCCGGTCACCTGGCCGAAGGCGATGGTCTCGGCCAGGGAGTTGCCGCCCAGTCTGTTTGCCCCGTGGACGCCGGCCATCGTCTCGCCGATGGCGTACAGGCCGTCGATGTCGGTCTCGCCCTCGTCGTCGACGCGGACGCCGCCCATCCCGTAGTGGGCCGTCGGTGCGACCTCGACGGGCTCCTCGGCCATGTCCACCCCCAGGTCCGCGAACCGCTCGTACATCCGCGGGAGCCGCTCCTGGATGAACTCCCGCTCGCGGTGCGAGATGTCGAGGTAGACGCCGCCGTTCTCAGTTCCGCGGCCCTCCCTGACTTCCCGGGCGATGGCCCGGGCGACCACGTCCCGGGCGTCGAGTTCCATCTGGTCCGGGGAGTACCGCTCCATGAACCGCTCGCCCTCGGCGTTGAACAGGCGGCCGCCCTCGCCGCGGACGGCCTCGGTGACCAGGCGCCCGTCCCACTCCTCCCCGTAGCGGTCGCCGACCATCCCGGTCGGGTGGAACTGGACGAACTCGACGTCCATCAGCCGCGCCCCCGCGAGGTACGCCAGCGCGGGGCCGTCACCGGTGTTCTCGTCGTCCCGCGAGGAGTGACGGCGGTAGAGGCTCGTGTACCCGCCGGCCGCGAGCACGACCGTCTCCGCGTCGAAGACGACGTACTCTCCGGTGTCCATGTCGTAGCCAGCCGCGCCCAGCGCTCGCCCGCCCTCGGTCAGCAGCCGGGAGATGAAGACGTTCTCCCGGTACGGGACCGACAGCCCCTGGGCCCGCTCGACGAGCGTGTTCAGCAGTGACTCGCCCGTGTGGTCGCCCGCGAACGCAGTCCGCCGGAACGACTGCGCACCGAAGTACCGCTGGTCGGGTTCGCCGTCGTCGGTCCGGCTGAAGGCCATCCCCCAGTCGTCGAGTTCCCGGAGCAGCCCGGGCATCCGCTCGGTTACCGTCTCGACCTTCCCGGGGTCGTTGAGGAAGTGCCCTTCCTTCAGCGTGTCTGCGGCGTGGACCGTCCAGTCGTCCTCGGGGTCGTGGGTGCCCAGCGCTCCGTTGATCCCGCCGCGGGCCCAGGTCGTGTGGGCGTCCCCGTGGCCCCGCTTCCCGATGACGAGTATCTCCTCGGGGTCGACACCCTGCTCGACCAACTCGACCGCCGTGCGTGCGCCGGCGGCCCCGGCCCCGACGACCAGCACGCCGAGGTCGACGGTCTCATACTCGTCCGGTGCCGCCACGCCCGGCTCACCGTCCGCTGCTCGCGGAGGAATTTCCATACCCATTGTTGGGTCTCTACGCGTTTAACTCCCTCGCCGACGAAGCCGAGAGGAAAGGCGTTTGAGACTCTCTATTGCGAAAATACAGGTAGAAAAACGGTGAAAAATAGGCGTAGCGGGGCGCTTTCGCGGCCGGTGACTGTCGGCTGCCCGGTTGCCGGTCGGTCAGTCGGCGCGCTGGCCGTCCGGTGGCCCCAGGCCGGGGTCGAAGCGGCGACGCAGCGCCGGGACCAGCCAGGAATCGAGCGAGAAGCGGCCGCTCCCGGTGACCATCAGCGCCGAGGAGAGCCCGAAGAGGGTGATGTGGGCGAGCACGGGGTCGTCGGGCAGGCCAAAGAGCGTGGTCGTCAGCAGGACGAAGCCGGCGACGGCGGCCCCGCGGGTGAAGGTGCCGGTGAGGAAGGCCAGCCCGACGCCGGCCTCGACGAGCCCAGCGCCGAACACCCACAGCTCCGGAGAGACCGGCACGACCGCGGTGAGGTCGTACTTGGCGACGACCGCGGCGGCCTCGCCGGGCTGGAGCCACTTCTGTGCGACGCCGAGGTAGACGAAGTTCAGGCCCAGAAACACCCGCAACAGGAGCGGGGTGACCGACCTGTCGACCCCGGCGCGGGCGAGCAGTTCCCCCGGCGTCGCGACGCCGCGAAAGCGGCTGGCGACGGTGCCGTCGGTGACGACCATCCGCCGGAGCATCATGTCGGCGCTGGGCTGGCCGGGTCCGACGACGAGGATGGCGAGGAAGCCGGCGACGTACTCGCTGGCAAGCAGCATCTCAGGGAAGTGCGTTCCCAGCCCCCAGAGATAGGCAAGCAGGCCGAGGGTGGCGACGGCACGGGTCGCCAGCCCGAACAGAAGCAGGAAGCCGACCCCGACCTGGAGCAGGCGGGCGTCGGCGGCGACGCTCGGGGAGAACAGATAGCCCGCGAAGCCAGCCCCGACCAGCGGCAGCCCGACCGAGAGCCGGAGCATCCAGGGGAGATACGGCCGGTAGGACTGCAGGGTCCGGCGCGCGACCGCGACATCGGGCAGCGAGCCAAAGCGGAGATAGCCCGCCACCAGCGCGAGCACGGCGAGCCCGCCGGCCCCGAGGACAGCGACGTCGGCGGGCGAGGTGAACACTGTCCGGAACAGCTTCGCCGCCGACCCCTCCGCGCCCGGCTCGACGACGTAGTCGACGTGGGCTGCTGCCGGACCGCTCGCTCCCAACAGCAGCGCCAGCCCGGATACGACGCCACCGACTGCCCGTCCAGCCATGCTCTTCCTTTGGGCTGCGGGGCGAATAAGCCTGCCTTCGGGCCGGAAGGCCCGCCATCGAACCCGCCGGTCCCGCCCACTGCGAGCGGATGGACAGCTTATTGGGCCGCCGCGTCCACCCGCAGGTATGTACCTGGCCGACCACGCCTGGCCGGACCTGGGCGCGTACTTCGAGGAGGAGTCGCTCGCGCTGGTGCCGGTCGGGTCGACAGAACAGCACGGCCCCCACCTCCCGGAGAGCACCGACCACCGCATCGCGCAGGCGCTGGCCCGGGAGGCGGCCGACCGGACGGGCTATCTCTGCACCCCTACTGTCAACGTGGGCGTCAGCCCGCACCACCGCCAGTTCCACGGGACGATGTGGGTCGACGCCCCCCAGTTCCGGGACTACATGGAGAGTCTCACCCGCAACCTCACATACCAGGGGATCGACCGCGTCGTCTACGTCAACGCCCACGGCGGCAACGTCGACCACCTCCGGGAGGTCGGCCGCCGGCTGCACATGGACGAGGTCGCCTACGCCGTCGAGTGGATGTGGGACGAGTCGATCCCCGACCTGGTCGACGAGGTCTTCGAGCACAACGGCCCCCACGGCGGCCCCAAGGAGACGGCGATGATGATGCACATCGACCGCGATATCGTCCACGAGGACCGCCTGGAGGCGGCCCGCGACGGCGGGCTCATCCGGACCGAGGAGGGCAGCTACCGGACCCACGGCGCCCGCACGTTCTACGACGCCGCCGACAACACCGGCAACGGCGTGCTCGGCGACCAGACCGACGCCACCCCCGAGAAGGGCGAGCGCCTGTTCGAGGCCGCGACCGACCAGCTCGTCAAGCTCTGTGAGTGGCTCGACGACCAGCCCTTCGAGGACCTGATGCCGGAGCCACACGTCCGCGAGCGCGAACGCGGCCCCGCGGACTTCCTCTGACGCCCCCGCGACCCCGCCGGCCGCTCACGCCGCTTCAACGCGCTCGAACAGCGCCGCGCCCGCGGCGACCATCACGGCCGCGCCGACGATGAGGGCCCCGAAGTCGACCGCAAGCGGGTACGTCGAAGTGCCCACGAGGACCCCCCGGAGCGCGTCGACGCCGTAGGTCAGCGGGTTC belongs to Salinirussus salinus and includes:
- a CDS encoding DoxX family protein, encoding MAGRAVGGVVSGLALLLGASGPAAAHVDYVVEPGAEGSAAKLFRTVFTSPADVAVLGAGGLAVLALVAGYLRFGSLPDVAVARRTLQSYRPYLPWMLRLSVGLPLVGAGFAGYLFSPSVAADARLLQVGVGFLLLFGLATRAVATLGLLAYLWGLGTHFPEMLLASEYVAGFLAILVVGPGQPSADMMLRRMVVTDGTVASRFRGVATPGELLARAGVDRSVTPLLLRVFLGLNFVYLGVAQKWLQPGEAAAVVAKYDLTAVVPVSPELWVFGAGLVEAGVGLAFLTGTFTRGAAVAGFVLLTTTLFGLPDDPVLAHITLFGLSSALMVTGSGRFSLDSWLVPALRRRFDPGLGPPDGQRAD
- a CDS encoding L-aspartate oxidase, producing the protein MEIPPRAADGEPGVAAPDEYETVDLGVLVVGAGAAGARTAVELVEQGVDPEEILVIGKRGHGDAHTTWARGGINGALGTHDPEDDWTVHAADTLKEGHFLNDPGKVETVTERMPGLLRELDDWGMAFSRTDDGEPDQRYFGAQSFRRTAFAGDHTGESLLNTLVERAQGLSVPYRENVFISRLLTEGGRALGAAGYDMDTGEYVVFDAETVVLAAGGYTSLYRRHSSRDDENTGDGPALAYLAGARLMDVEFVQFHPTGMVGDRYGEEWDGRLVTEAVRGEGGRLFNAEGERFMERYSPDQMELDARDVVARAIAREVREGRGTENGGVYLDISHREREFIQERLPRMYERFADLGVDMAEEPVEVAPTAHYGMGGVRVDDEGETDIDGLYAIGETMAGVHGANRLGGNSLAETIAFGQVTGQAVARRLADDAGGSDDEAPESDRLHDRARHHFADLGRLAGSDGSHEPEALLDELRELLWEHAGLLRTEAGLAAGLEELQELRRKASDLAVGGPTSKSFEYALDLGFGLVVAEALLRGAQERTESRGAHARTDYPGTDPDWKRNIVVERGSVGGMRLTTESVGTPSEAVQEALDADHELDYHQLE
- a CDS encoding creatininase family protein, whose protein sequence is MYLADHAWPDLGAYFEEESLALVPVGSTEQHGPHLPESTDHRIAQALAREAADRTGYLCTPTVNVGVSPHHRQFHGTMWVDAPQFRDYMESLTRNLTYQGIDRVVYVNAHGGNVDHLREVGRRLHMDEVAYAVEWMWDESIPDLVDEVFEHNGPHGGPKETAMMMHIDRDIVHEDRLEAARDGGLIRTEEGSYRTHGARTFYDAADNTGNGVLGDQTDATPEKGERLFEAATDQLVKLCEWLDDQPFEDLMPEPHVRERERGPADFL
- a CDS encoding zinc ribbon-containing protein — encoded protein: MTRCPQCGTRMNYNDETTKLTEYACPRCHATEIVKKQSYHSTA
- a CDS encoding acyl-CoA dehydrogenase family protein, coding for MPHHDSDRALEVTEQVREFIDEEVLPVERALPPGEEVPEDLVEDLRTEARERGIYAPQMPEDLGGLGLDLRDALPVYEQSGRSYLAQPAMRVDAPDEGTMHLLERLATDAQREEWLRPLVDAEVSSAFAMTEPMQGGGADPTMVKTRAERDGDGWVIDGHKWWITNGSEAAFFVVMARTDPDVHPYEGSSMFIVPADTPGIEVVRDLPHLGEATLGTVHSEVLFENVRVPEENLLGEEGEGFAHAQKRMVPARLTQCMRHSGKARRALDVAEAFMSEREVFGDTVAEKQAPRFDIADAETKLRAARLLARDAARAHAAGSDARVEASMAKYFTTNVSQEVVDTALQVCGANGIGMDLPLSQLFADARIIRIADGPDEVQKRVIARDAFENVDEREVEHLSRFGDPRRP